The following coding sequences are from one Oncorhynchus kisutch isolate 150728-3 linkage group LG23, Okis_V2, whole genome shotgun sequence window:
- the nfil3 gene encoding nuclear factor interleukin-3-regulated protein — protein MQTIKSEPLSNGSYSGEDALVLAVALQGADRDLMDHKLSTMPFKAKGTSCRRKREFIPDEKKDNLYWERRRKNNEAAKRSREKRRLNDMVLENKLLALGEENASLKGELLALKLKFGLVSSAAYTQEVQKISVSTAALYHDFVSPGEARGSCIRDLESPHLGSSCISVIKHSPHSTLSDMAEISAATKASMCRTPEIIKQEPAEHGSYVRERSSPYELYRNYIASPFSGVYSQPSPFLPLTRSISNSPRTSDDGAVSKSSDGEDEQQVPKGPMPHAADPKSVIVSRLKVPDACSSALPHKLRLKNRAIPIKVEAIDPDYDSSGKSSSPIDMSAREDYQRGQGAVADYMQSPLSPLSLQVTNIRDWTHRPEHWHKDSSEKPQNSYQNRLSPVPVSKKLTLDLEDGSYAHSDSENLYLKRGIADLSAEVLSLKRLITSRQGSVIESTKSTSDHESLSKGCYSK, from the coding sequence ATGCAGACCATCAAGAGTGAGCCACTGTCAAATGGCTCCTACAGCGGAGAGGACGCCCTGGTTCTGGCTGTGGCCCTTCAAGGGGCTGACAGGGATCTGATGGACCACAAGCTCTCCACCATGCCCTTCAAGGCCAAAGGCACCTCCTGCCGCAGGAAACGGGAGTTCATCCCCGACGAGAAGAAAGACAATCTCTACTGGGAGAGGCGGCGCAAGAACAACGAGGCGGCCAAGCGTTCGCGGGAGAAGCGGCGCCTCAATGACATGGTGCTGGAGAACAAGCTGCTGGCCCTGGGCGAGGAGAACGCTTCCCTCAAAGGAGAGCTGCTGGCCCTGAAACTCAAATTCGGCCTGGTCAGCTCTGCGGCCTACACGCAGGAAGTGCAGAAGATCTCTGTGTCAACGGCCGCCCTCTACCACGACTTTGTCTCGCCGGGCGAAGCCCGAGGCTCTTGCATCAGGGACCTAGAGTCCCCTCACCTGGGCAGCAGCTGCATATCGGTCATCAAGCACTCCCCTCACAGCACGCTGTCTGACATGGCTGAAATCTCTGCAGCGACCAAGGCTAGCATGTGCAGGACCCCCGAGATCATCAAGCAAGAGCCAGCCGAGCACGGAAGCTACGTGCGTGAGAGGAGCAGTCCATATGAATTGTACAGGAACTACATTGCCAGCCCTTTCTCCGGGGTTTACTCCCAACCCTCCCCATTCCTGCCGCTCACCAGGTCGATCAGCAACTCCCCGAGGACCTCGGACGACGGGGCCGTCAGTAAGTCCTCGGACGGCGAGGATGAGCAGCAGGTCCCCAAAGGCCCCATGCCACATGCCGCTGACCCGAAGAGCGTCATCGTATCCCGCCTCAAAGTGCCAGATGCTTGTTCGTCGGCTCTGCCCCACAAACTGAGGCTCAAGAACAGGGCCATTCCAATCAAAGTGGAGGCCATCGACCCCGACTACGACTCTTCTGGAAAGTCTTCCTCTCCCATCGACATGTCGGCCAGAGAAGACTACCAGAGGGGCCAGGGTGCCGTGGCGGACTACATGCAGTCGCCCCTCAGCCCCTTGTCACTCCAAGTGACCAACATCCGGGATTGGACCCACCGGCCAGAGCACTGGCACAAAGACAGCTCAGAGAAGCCACAAAATAGCTACCAGAACAGGCTCTCCCCGGTCCCTGTCTCCAAAAAACTCACTCTGGACCTTGAAGACGGCTCCTACGCCCACTCAGACTCTGAGAACTTGTACTTAAAACGAGGCATAGCTGACCTGTCTGCAGAAGTTTTGTCTCTGAAAAGACTGATAACATCGAGGCAAGGGTCCGTGATAGAATCAACCAAAAGCACCTCTGATCATGAGTCATTATCGAAAGGATGTTACTCAAAATGA